The following proteins are encoded in a genomic region of Rattus rattus isolate New Zealand chromosome 2, Rrattus_CSIRO_v1, whole genome shotgun sequence:
- the Rcor2 gene encoding REST corepressor 2, translating into MPSVMEKPSAGSGILSRSRAKTAPNGGQPHSEDDSSEEEHSHDSMIRVGTNYQAVIPECKPESPARYSNKELKGMLVWSPNHCVSDAKLDKYIAMAKEKHGYNIEQALGMLLWHKHDVEKSLADLANFTPFPDEWTVEDKVLFEQAFGFHGKCFQRIQQMLPDKLIPSLVKYYYSWKKTRSRTSVMDRQARRLGGRKDKEDSDELEDGRGAVSEGEPDTGDPKREPLPSRPLNARPGPGKKEIQVSQYRHHPLRTRRRPPKGMYLSPEGLTAVSGSPDLANLTLRGLDSQLISLKRQVQSMKQTNSSLRQALEGGIDPLRPPEANTKFNSRWTTDEQLLAVQAIRRYGKDFGAIAEVIGNKTLTQVKTFFVSYRRRFNLEEVLQEWEAEQDGAPTAPVPMEEARRGAPVPATALEEDDEVQITSVSTSVPRSVPPAPPPPPPPTSLSQPPPLLRPPLPTAPTLLRQPPPLQQGRFLQPRLAPNQPPPPLIRPALAASRHSARPGPQPPPTLVGAQLEPPAPSL; encoded by the exons ATGCCCTCTGTAATGGAGAAGCCCAGTGCGGGCTCCGGGATCTTGTCCCGAAGTCGGGCCAAGACGGCACCCAACGGCGGACAGCCGCACTCGGAGGATGACAGCAGCGAGGAGGAGCACTCTCATG ACAGCATGATCCGAGTTGGAACCAATTACCAAGCAGTAATTCCGGAGTGCAAGCCTG AGAGCCCTGCGCGCTACAGcaacaaggagctgaaggggatgctGGTGTGGTCACCCAACCACTGTGTATCCGATGCCAAGC TTGACAAGTACATTGCGATGGCCAAGGAGAAGCATGGCTACAACATTGAACAG GCACTTGGCATGCTTCTGTGGCACAAACATGACGTGGAGAAGTCACTGGCTGATCTAGCCAACTTCACTCCCTTCCCTGATGAGTGGACGGTAGAGGACAAAGTGCTGTTCGAGCAGGCCTTTGGGTTCCATGGCAAGTGCTTCCAGCGGATCCAGCAGATG CTCCCTGACAAGCTGATCCCCAGCCTGGTGAAGTATTACTACTCTTGGAAGAAGACCCGAAGTCGAACTAGTGTGATGGACAGGCAGGCCAGGCGGCTGGGTGGCCGCAAGGACAAAGAagacag CGATGAGCTAGAAGACGGACGAGGAGCTGTGAGCGAGGGAGAACCGGATACCGGCGACCCCAAGCGAGAG CCTCTGCCATCCAGACCTCTGAACGCACGGCCTGGTCCTGGGAAGAAAGAGATCCAGGTATCTCAGTACCGCCACCACCCACTTCGCACTCGGAGACGTCCGCCCAAGGGCATGTACCTGAGTCCTGAAGGCCTCACTGCAGTATCGGGAAGCCCAGACCTTGCTAACCTCACACTCCGAGGTCTCGACTCACAGCTCATCTCTCTCAAGCGCCAG GTTCAGAGCATGAAGCAGACCAACAGCAGCCTCCGCCAAGCACTGGAGGGTGGCATCGACCCTCTCCGCCCCCCTGAG GCCAATACCAAGTTCAACTCCCGCTGGACCACAGATGAGCAGCTTCTGGCTGTACAAG CGATTCGTAGATATGGCAAAGACTTTGGGGCTATTGCAGAGGTGATTGGGAACAAGACTCTGACCCAAGTGAAGACCTTCTTTGTGAGCTACCGTCGCCGCTTCAACCTGGAAGAGGTGTTGCAGGAATGGGAGGCTGAGCAGGATGGGGCCCCCACAGCTCCAGTCCCTATGGAAGAGGCCAGGCGAGGGGCTCCTGTACCAGCCACAGCCCTGGAAGAAGATGACGAG GTCCAGATTACATCTGTCTCAACATCAGTACCCCGATCAGTACCCCCTGCAccgcccccacctccaccacccaccTCGCTTTCCCAGCCACCTCCACTGCTGAGGCCACCTCTGCCCACAGCTCCCACACTGCTCCGCCAGCCACCTCCCCTGCAGCAGGGCCGCTTCCTGCAGCCCCGGCTGGCCCCCAACCAGCCTCCACCACCTCTCATCCGCCCTGCCCTGGCTGCCTCTCGCCACAGTGCCCGCCCTGGTCCTCAGCCCCCACCTACCCTGGTTGGAGCCCAATTGGAGCCCCCTGCACCCTCACTTTGA
- the Mark2 gene encoding serine/threonine-protein kinase MARK2 isoform X4 — MLRGRNSATSADEQPHIGNYRLLKTIGKGNFAKVKLARHILTGKEVAVKIIDKTQLNSSSLQKLFREVRIMKVLNHPNIVKLFEVIETEKTLYLVMEYASGGEVFDYLVAHGRMKEKEARAKFRQIVSAVQYCHQKFIVHRDLKAENLLLDADMNIKIADFGFSNEFTFGNKLDTFCGSPPYAAPELFQGKKYDGPEVDVWSLGVILYTLVSGSLPFDGQNLKELRERVLRGKYRIPFYMSTDCENLLKKFLILNPSKRGTLEQIMKDRWMNVGHEDDELKPYVEPLPDYKDPRRTELMVSMGYTREEIQDSLVGQRYNEVMATYLLLGYKSSELEGDTITLKPRPSADLTNSSAPSPSHKVQRSVSANPKQRRSSDQAVPAIPTSNSYSKKTQSNNAENKRPEEETGRKASSTAKVPASPLPGLDRKKTTPTPSTNSVLSTSTNRSRNSPLLDRASLGQASIQNGKDSLTMPGSRASTASASAAVSAARPRQHQKSMSASVHPNKASGLPPTESNCEVPRPSTAPQRVPVASPSAHNISSSSGAPDRTNFPRGVSSRSTFHAGQLRQVRDQQNLPFGVTPASPSGHSQGRRGASGSIFSKFTSKFVRRNLSFRFARRNLNEPESKDRVETLRPHVVGGGGTDKEKEEFREAKPRSLRFTWSMKTTSSMEPNEMMREIRKVLDANSCQSELHERYMLLCVHGTPGHENFVQWEMEVCKLPRLSLNGVRFKRISGTSMAFKNIASKIANELKL; from the exons CTCTTCCGAGAAGTAAGAATAATGAAGGTTTTGAATCATCCCAACATAG TTAAGTTATTTGAAGTGATCGAGACTGAGAAGACGCTCTACCTTGTCATGGAGTATGCCAGTGGCG GAGAGGTATTTGATTACCTAGTGGCCCATGGcaggatgaaagaaaaagaagctcgAGCCAAATTTCGCCAG atAGTGTCTGCTGTGCAGTACTGTCACCAGAAGTTTATTGTTCATAGAGATCTAAAG GCAGAAAACCTGCTCCTGGATGCTGATATGAACATCAAGATTGCAGACTTTGGCTTTAGTAACGAATTCACCTTTGGGAACAAGCTGGATACTTTCTGTGGTAGTCCTCCTTATGCTGCCCCAGAACTCTTCCAGGGCAAAAAGTATGACGGTCCTGAGGTGGATGTCTGGAGCCTGGGCGTCATCCTCTATACACTGGTCAGCGGGTCCCTGCCTTTTGATGGACAGAACCTCAAG GAGCTACGGGAAAGGGTACTGAGGGGGAAATACCGTATTCCATTCTACATGTCCACGGACTGTGAAAATCTGCTTAAGAAATTTCTCATACTTAATCCTAGTAAGAGAGGCACTTTAGAG CAAATTATGAAAGATCGGTGGATGAATGTGGGCCATGAGGATGACGAGCTAAAGCCTTACGTGGAGCCACTCCCTGACTACAAGGATCCCCGGCGGACAG AGTTGATGGTGTCAATGGGTTACACACGGGAAGAGATCCAGGACTCGCTGGTAGGCCAGAGGTACAACGAAGTGATGGCTACCTATCTGCTCCTTGGCTACAAGAGCTCTGAG CTGGAAGGTGACACCATCACTTTAAAGCCCCGGCCTTCAGCTGATCTAACCAACAGCAGTGCCCCATCTCCATCCCACAAAGTTCAGCGCAGCGTCTCTGCCAACCCCAAGCAGCGGCGCTCCAGTGACCAGG CCGTCCCCGCCATTCCCACCTCGAATTCCTACTCTAAGAAGACTCAGAGTAACAACGCAGAAAATAAGCGGcctgaggaagagacagggcGGAAAGCCAGCAGCACCGCCAAAGTGCCTGCCAGCCCTCTGCCTGGCCTGGACAGGAAGAAGACCACTCCTACCCCCTCCACA AACAGCGTCCTCTCCACCAGCACAAACCGAAGCAGGAACTCCCCACTTTTGGACAGGGCCAGCCTTGGCCAGGCCTCCATCCAGAATGGTAAAGACAG CCTAACCATGCCAGGGTCCCGGGCCTCCACGGCTTCTGCTTCTGCCGCAGTCTCTGCGGCCCGGCCCCGCCAGCACCAGAAATCCATGTCTGCCTCCGTACACCCCAACAAGGCCTCTGGGTTGCCCCCCACGGAGAGTAACTGTGAGGTGCCTCGGCCCAG CACAGCCCCCCAGCGTGTCCCTGTCGCCTCCCCCTCCGCCCACAACATCAGCAGCAGTAGTGGAGCCCCAGACCGAACTAATTTCCCACGGGGTGTGTCCAGTCGAAGCACCTTCCATGCTGGGCAGCTCCGACAGGTGCGGGACCAGCAGAATCTGCCCTTCGGTGTGACCCCAGCCTCACCCTCTGGCCATAGCCAGGGCCGGCGGGGGGCCTCTGGCAGCATCTTCAGCAAGTTCACCTCCAAGTTTGTCCGCAG aaatcTGTCTTTCAGGTTTGCCAGAAG GAACCTGAATGAACCTGAAAGCAAAGACCGAGTGGAGACGCTCAG ACCTCACGTGGTAGGCGGTGGAGGCActgacaaggaaaaggaagaatttcGGGAGGCCAAGCCTCGTTCCCTGCGCTTCACTTGGAGCATGAAGACCACGAGCTCTATGGAGCCCAATGAGATGATGCGGGAGATCCGCAAGGTGCTGGACGCCAACAGCTGCCAAAGCGAGCTGCACGAGCGATACATGCTGCTGTGCGTGCATGGCACACCCGGCCACGAGAACTTTGTGCAGTGGGAGATGGAGGTGTGCAAACTGCCCCGGCTGTCTCTCAACGGTGTTCGGTTTAAGCGGATATCGGGCACTTCCATGGCCTTCAAAAACATTGCCTCCAAAATAGCCAATGAGCTGAAGCTTTAA